The following proteins are encoded in a genomic region of Hymenobacter siberiensis:
- the rpmI gene encoding 50S ribosomal protein L35, with amino-acid sequence MPKVKTKSGAKKRFALTGTGKVKRKHAFKSHILTKKTTKQKRGLTHTGLVSSADMNRVRQMLNI; translated from the coding sequence ATGCCGAAAGTAAAGACGAAATCCGGTGCCAAGAAGCGCTTTGCGCTCACCGGAACGGGCAAGGTGAAGCGGAAGCACGCCTTCAAATCACACATCCTCACGAAGAAGACGACCAAGCAGAAGCGCGGCCTGACCCACACCGGCCTCGTGAGCAGCGCCGACATGAACCGCGTGCGCCAGATGCTGAATATCTAA
- the rplT gene encoding 50S ribosomal protein L20, giving the protein MPRSVNHVASRHRRKKIMRLAKGYYGRRKNVWTVAKNAVEKGLLYAYRDRKVKKREFRALWIQRINAGAREHGLSYSQLMGGLKKAGIELNRKVLADLALNHPEAFKGIVEKAK; this is encoded by the coding sequence ATGCCAAGAAGTGTCAACCATGTGGCCTCGCGCCACCGCCGCAAGAAAATTATGCGTTTGGCGAAAGGCTATTATGGCCGTCGCAAAAACGTGTGGACCGTAGCCAAGAACGCCGTTGAAAAAGGCCTTCTCTACGCTTACCGCGACCGTAAAGTAAAGAAGCGCGAATTTCGTGCTTTGTGGATTCAGCGTATCAACGCCGGTGCTCGTGAGCACGGTCTGTCGTACTCGCAGCTGATGGGCGGCCTGAAAAAGGCTGGCATCGAGCTCAACCGCAAAGTGCTGGCTGATTTGGCCCTCAACCACCCCGAAGCCTTCAAAGGCATCGTGGAGAAGGCAAAATAA
- a CDS encoding START-like domain-containing protein: MALPDTQTKTRFVVEFPINASPKILFPYLATASGLSQWFCDDVRYVEGQRLNFIWDNDNHYAEISGQRLNKAVRFVFLDDHRQSVLDANSLEFTLDSSQVTDEVYLRVVDYSAGHDAAEQHEMWEGLVAKLREQVGG; encoded by the coding sequence ATGGCATTGCCTGATACTCAAACCAAAACGCGTTTTGTGGTAGAATTTCCCATCAACGCATCACCCAAAATTCTTTTTCCCTACCTGGCTACTGCCTCGGGCCTTTCGCAGTGGTTTTGCGACGATGTGCGCTACGTGGAGGGCCAGCGCCTCAATTTTATCTGGGATAATGACAATCATTACGCCGAAATATCAGGCCAGCGCCTGAATAAGGCAGTGCGCTTCGTATTTCTCGATGACCACCGCCAGTCGGTGCTCGATGCCAATTCCCTGGAGTTTACCCTCGATTCGTCGCAGGTGACCGACGAAGTGTACCTGCGGGTAGTTGACTACTCCGCCGGCCACGATGCCGCCGAGCAGCATGAGATGTGGGAAGGCCTCGTGGCCAAGCTGCGGGAGCAGGTGGGCGGCTAA
- a CDS encoding LptF/LptG family permease: MLKKLDKLILKAFAGPFLLTFAVVQFILLTHTLLKYLDDIIGKDLGTGVLLQLLFYFSVLIVPVSLPLAVLLSSLMTYGNLGEHHELTAIKASGIALTRILRPVLLLTTGLAIGAFWFNETIVPKANLKAYSLLWDVRQQKLALDIREGVFYSGIPGYTIKVDKKTGENGDRLHGVMIYDHTQKSGNATVMLADSGRMFTTLNGGYLNLELFHGHNYIEQPDSRDRAGASFVRQGFDHNVITFSLASFSLGRTKEDLFKENRMMLNITQLRSATDSVQKKMHAEQRQLPQQMNAYYTFARFDTTGRRANQKVANLQVPATKLAPVTVSILQQAGNRARNLQAFANSTSERLNDYARNSALFRIEVYRKYSQSVAVLLMFLIGAPLGSIIKKGGLGVPILISILFFIVYYVLSIMGEKYGREFVMPVGVGMWMSNLVLLPAGLFFLYQAYNDSGLLEMDFWRRLPRRLGIPALRKITEPEEEFVA; the protein is encoded by the coding sequence ATGCTCAAAAAGCTCGATAAGCTTATTCTGAAGGCCTTTGCCGGCCCGTTTCTGCTCACCTTCGCGGTGGTGCAGTTTATTCTGCTCACGCACACCCTGCTCAAGTATCTGGACGATATCATCGGTAAGGATTTGGGTACGGGGGTGCTGTTGCAGCTGCTCTTCTATTTCAGCGTGCTTATCGTGCCCGTGTCGCTGCCGCTGGCCGTGCTGCTGTCCTCATTGATGACTTACGGTAACCTGGGCGAGCACCACGAGCTCACGGCCATCAAGGCGTCGGGTATTGCGCTCACGCGCATTCTGCGGCCGGTGCTGCTGCTCACGACGGGGCTGGCCATCGGCGCGTTCTGGTTCAACGAAACCATTGTGCCCAAGGCCAATCTCAAAGCCTACAGCCTGCTGTGGGACGTGCGCCAGCAAAAGCTGGCTCTGGACATCCGCGAAGGCGTGTTCTACAGCGGCATTCCCGGCTACACCATCAAGGTGGATAAGAAAACCGGCGAAAACGGCGACCGGCTGCACGGCGTCATGATTTACGACCACACCCAGAAGTCGGGCAACGCCACGGTGATGCTGGCCGATTCCGGCCGTATGTTCACCACGCTCAACGGCGGTTATCTGAACCTGGAGCTATTTCACGGCCACAACTATATTGAGCAGCCCGATTCCCGCGACCGCGCCGGGGCTAGCTTCGTGCGCCAGGGATTCGACCACAACGTCATCACTTTTTCGCTGGCTTCGTTCAGCCTGGGCCGCACCAAGGAAGACCTGTTCAAGGAAAACCGAATGATGCTCAATATTACGCAGCTCCGTTCCGCCACCGATTCGGTGCAGAAGAAAATGCATGCTGAGCAGCGTCAGCTTCCCCAGCAGATGAATGCGTACTACACCTTCGCACGATTTGATACCACCGGACGGCGGGCCAACCAGAAGGTGGCAAACCTCCAGGTGCCCGCTACGAAGCTGGCCCCGGTTACCGTCTCCATTCTCCAGCAGGCAGGCAACCGCGCCCGCAACCTTCAGGCATTCGCCAATTCTACTTCCGAACGGCTCAATGACTACGCCCGCAACTCAGCCTTGTTCCGGATTGAGGTTTACCGGAAATACTCGCAGTCGGTGGCCGTACTGCTCATGTTTCTGATTGGGGCGCCGCTGGGTTCCATCATCAAGAAAGGTGGCTTGGGCGTGCCCATTCTCATTTCCATTCTCTTCTTCATCGTGTACTACGTGCTCAGCATCATGGGCGAGAAGTACGGCCGCGAGTTCGTGATGCCGGTAGGAGTGGGCATGTGGATGTCGAATCTGGTGCTGCTGCCGGCTGGCCTGTTCTTCCTCTACCAGGCCTACAACGACTCCGGCTTGCTGGAGATGGACTTCTGGCGGCGGCTGCCGCGGCGCCTAGGCATCCCGGCCCTGCGCAAAATCACGGAGCCCGAGGAAGAATTTGTAGCATAA
- the rpsO gene encoding 30S ribosomal protein S15, whose protein sequence is MILNTEAKQAIFEKNSLQKVKTDTGSAESQIALFTHRITHLTEHLKVNKKDHSTRLGLLKLVGKRRSMLDYLQHREINRYRAIIKELGIRK, encoded by the coding sequence ATGATTTTAAATACCGAAGCAAAACAGGCCATTTTCGAAAAGAACAGCCTGCAGAAAGTGAAAACCGATACCGGTTCGGCCGAGTCGCAAATTGCGCTCTTCACCCACCGCATCACTCACCTCACCGAGCACCTGAAGGTGAACAAGAAGGACCACAGCACCCGCCTGGGCCTTCTGAAGCTGGTAGGTAAGCGTCGCAGCATGCTGGACTACCTGCAGCACCGCGAAATCAACCGCTACCGCGCCATCATCAAGGAGCTGGGCATCCGTAAGTAA
- the pnp gene encoding polyribonucleotide nucleotidyltransferase, with the protein MSHPHAITKTLALPDGRVISIETGKLAKFADGAVVVRLGDTMLLATVVSAPSQREGVDFLPLSVDYQEKFGSAGKIPGSFQRREGRLSDYEILVCRLVDRILRPMFPKDYHYEVQVMITLISADKEVQPDALAALAASAALSISDIPFAGPISEVRVARIDGQFQINPKTSDLARADMDLMVGATADSVAMVEGAMKEVSEEEMVAAIAFGHEAIKAQCQLQKDLAEAVGRTADSPTREYPKYEENEELKKTILDAVYQGAYDVARSGNTSKGGRKEGFGKVKKAVLEHLLAVDAELNMKMFSRYYGSAEKKAIRDMMVKERVRLDGRQLTEIRPIWSEINYLPGAHGSAIFTRGETQSLTTATLGTKLDEQIIDQPLAKGYSKFMLHYNFPGFSTGEVKPNRGAGRREIGHGNLALRSLKQVLPPEDENPYTIRIVSDILESNGSSSMATVCAGSLALMDAGVKITGAVSGIAMGLVQDKETGEYAVLSDILGDEDHLGDMDFKVTGTEKGICACQMDIKIQGLSNEILTAALHQARAGRLHILAEMAKTIAAPAAELKAHTPRSHKMLIDKEFIGAIIGPGGKVIQQIQKDTNATVIIEEKDEKGHVSIYASNQEDMQGAIDRIRAIAAQPEVGEVYKGKVRSIQPYGAFVEIMPGKDGLLHISEVTHERIQTLEGLLEVGQDIDVKLVEIDKKTGKYRLSRKVLLPKPETAAASNGEAQA; encoded by the coding sequence ATGTCCCATCCCCACGCCATTACCAAAACCCTGGCGCTGCCCGACGGCCGCGTTATCTCCATCGAAACCGGCAAGCTGGCCAAATTCGCCGACGGTGCCGTCGTGGTTCGCCTCGGCGATACCATGCTGCTCGCCACGGTGGTTTCGGCCCCGAGCCAGCGCGAAGGCGTTGATTTTCTGCCGCTGTCGGTTGATTATCAGGAGAAATTCGGCTCGGCCGGCAAGATTCCCGGTTCGTTCCAGCGCCGCGAAGGCCGCCTGAGTGACTACGAAATCCTGGTGTGCCGCCTCGTCGACCGCATCCTGCGGCCGATGTTCCCCAAAGACTACCACTACGAGGTGCAGGTGATGATTACTCTCATCTCGGCCGATAAAGAAGTTCAGCCTGATGCTTTGGCCGCCCTGGCCGCCTCGGCTGCGCTGTCGATTTCCGACATTCCGTTTGCTGGTCCGATTTCCGAAGTGCGCGTGGCGCGCATCGACGGTCAGTTCCAGATTAACCCCAAAACCTCCGACCTGGCCCGCGCCGACATGGACCTCATGGTAGGTGCCACCGCCGACTCCGTGGCCATGGTGGAAGGTGCCATGAAGGAAGTGAGCGAAGAGGAAATGGTGGCGGCCATTGCCTTCGGCCACGAAGCCATCAAGGCCCAGTGCCAGCTGCAGAAGGACTTGGCCGAGGCCGTGGGCCGCACCGCCGATTCGCCCACCCGTGAGTACCCCAAGTACGAGGAGAACGAGGAGCTGAAAAAGACCATTCTGGACGCCGTATACCAAGGCGCTTACGACGTGGCTCGCAGCGGCAACACCAGCAAAGGCGGCCGCAAGGAAGGCTTTGGCAAGGTGAAAAAGGCTGTGCTGGAGCACTTGCTGGCCGTAGATGCCGAGCTGAACATGAAGATGTTCAGCCGCTATTATGGTTCGGCCGAGAAGAAGGCTATCCGGGACATGATGGTGAAGGAGCGGGTTCGTCTTGACGGCCGTCAGCTCACCGAAATTCGTCCTATCTGGTCGGAAATCAACTACCTGCCCGGTGCTCACGGCTCGGCTATTTTCACCCGTGGCGAGACGCAAAGCCTGACCACTGCCACGCTCGGCACCAAACTCGATGAGCAAATCATCGACCAGCCGTTGGCCAAGGGCTACTCGAAGTTTATGCTGCACTACAACTTCCCCGGTTTCTCGACCGGCGAAGTGAAGCCGAACCGTGGCGCTGGTCGCCGCGAAATCGGCCACGGCAACCTGGCTCTGCGCTCGCTGAAGCAGGTGCTGCCCCCCGAAGACGAAAACCCCTACACCATCCGCATCGTGTCGGACATCCTGGAGTCGAACGGCTCGAGTTCGATGGCCACGGTATGCGCCGGCTCGCTGGCGCTGATGGACGCGGGCGTGAAAATCACGGGTGCCGTGTCGGGCATCGCCATGGGCCTCGTGCAGGATAAGGAAACCGGCGAATACGCGGTGTTGAGTGACATTCTTGGCGACGAGGACCACCTCGGCGACATGGACTTCAAAGTAACCGGCACCGAGAAAGGCATTTGCGCCTGCCAGATGGACATCAAAATCCAGGGCCTGAGCAATGAGATTCTGACTGCCGCGCTGCACCAGGCCCGCGCCGGCCGCCTGCACATCCTGGCCGAAATGGCCAAGACCATTGCTGCTCCGGCCGCTGAGCTGAAGGCTCATACGCCGCGCTCGCACAAGATGCTGATTGATAAAGAATTCATCGGTGCCATCATTGGGCCGGGCGGCAAGGTAATTCAGCAGATTCAGAAGGATACCAACGCTACGGTTATCATCGAGGAGAAGGACGAGAAGGGCCACGTAAGCATCTATGCCTCCAACCAGGAGGATATGCAGGGCGCCATCGATCGGATTCGCGCTATCGCGGCGCAGCCCGAAGTGGGCGAGGTGTACAAAGGCAAAGTGCGCAGCATTCAGCCCTACGGCGCTTTTGTGGAGATTATGCCTGGCAAAGACGGCCTGCTGCACATCTCGGAAGTGACGCACGAGCGGATTCAGACGCTGGAAGGCTTGTTGGAAGTGGGGCAGGATATTGACGTGAAACTGGTGGAAATCGATAAGAAAACTGGCAAGTACCGCTTGTCGCGCAAGGTGTTGCTGCCCAAGCCGGAAACGGCCGCCGCCAGCAACGGCGAAGCTCAAGCGTAG
- a CDS encoding sigma-70 family RNA polymerase sigma factor, translated as MRQLKISKQITNRESQSLDKYLQEIGKVDLLTPDEEVTLAQRIRDGDQQALEKLTKANLRFVVSVAKQYQNQGLSLGDLINEGNLGLIKAAKRFDETRGFKFISYAVWWIRQSILQALAEQSRIVRLPLNRVGSLNKISKSFSELEQKFEREPSPEEIAEVLELTTSEVVDTLKISGRHVSVDAPFVQGEENRLLDVLENEDEDSPDMALMNDSLRKEVQRALSTLTKREADVITLYFGLNGEAALTLEEIGEKFNLTRERVRQIKEKAIRRLRHTSRSKALKPYLG; from the coding sequence ATGAGACAGCTAAAAATTAGTAAGCAGATTACCAACCGCGAAAGCCAGTCGCTGGATAAATACCTCCAGGAGATTGGCAAGGTTGATTTGCTCACGCCCGATGAGGAGGTGACGCTTGCGCAGCGCATCCGCGACGGGGACCAGCAAGCACTGGAAAAATTGACTAAAGCCAATCTGCGTTTTGTTGTGTCGGTTGCAAAACAGTATCAGAATCAAGGTCTTAGCCTAGGTGACCTCATCAACGAGGGCAACCTCGGTCTCATCAAAGCCGCCAAGCGCTTTGACGAAACCCGGGGCTTTAAATTTATCTCGTACGCCGTTTGGTGGATTCGCCAGTCGATTCTGCAGGCCCTGGCTGAGCAGAGCCGCATCGTGCGTCTGCCCTTGAACCGGGTGGGTTCGCTGAATAAAATCAGTAAATCCTTCTCGGAGCTGGAGCAGAAATTCGAGCGTGAGCCTTCGCCCGAGGAAATTGCCGAGGTTTTGGAGCTGACTACTTCGGAAGTAGTGGATACCCTGAAAATCTCGGGCCGCCACGTATCGGTGGATGCTCCGTTTGTGCAAGGTGAGGAAAACCGCCTGCTCGACGTGCTCGAAAACGAGGACGAGGATTCGCCAGACATGGCCCTGATGAACGACTCGCTCCGCAAGGAGGTGCAGCGCGCCCTGAGCACGCTCACCAAGCGCGAAGCGGACGTGATTACGCTCTACTTCGGTTTGAACGGCGAAGCCGCTTTGACATTGGAAGAAATCGGCGAGAAATTTAACCTGACCCGCGAGCGGGTGCGTCAGATTAAGGAGAAGGCGATTCGTCGGTTGCGGCACACGTCGCGCTCGAAGGCGCTGAAGCCTTATCTGGGCTAA
- the trxB gene encoding thioredoxin-disulfide reductase — protein MSEHIKCLIIGSGPAGYTAAIYAARANMAPVMYMGLQPGGQLTITNDVENFPGYADGVMGPEMMEDLKKQASRFGTDIRYGIATAVDFSVTPRKITIDESLELTADTVIIATGASAKWLGIPSEARLNGSGVSACAVCDGFFYRGQEVAIVGAGDTAAEEATYLANLCSKVTMIVRKSEMKASKIMQQRVLDNPKIEVLFDTVTDEILGEHAVEGVRVKNVLTHETREIALTGFFIAIGHDPNSKIFQPYLHHDEQGYLKTIPGTSKTNVDGIFACGDVQDFTYRQAVTAAGTGCMAALDAERYLAAMGIH, from the coding sequence ATGTCTGAACACATCAAATGCCTGATTATCGGCTCCGGCCCAGCCGGCTACACCGCCGCCATCTATGCCGCCCGTGCCAATATGGCCCCCGTTATGTATATGGGTTTACAGCCGGGGGGGCAACTCACCATCACGAATGACGTGGAGAACTTTCCTGGCTACGCCGATGGCGTGATGGGTCCGGAAATGATGGAGGACCTGAAAAAGCAGGCCTCGCGCTTTGGAACTGATATCCGCTACGGCATTGCCACGGCGGTGGACTTCTCGGTGACGCCACGCAAAATTACGATTGACGAAAGCCTGGAGTTGACTGCCGATACCGTGATTATTGCCACGGGCGCTTCGGCCAAGTGGCTGGGCATCCCGTCGGAAGCGCGGCTGAATGGCTCGGGTGTTTCGGCCTGCGCCGTGTGCGATGGGTTCTTTTATCGCGGGCAGGAAGTGGCCATTGTGGGCGCGGGTGATACCGCCGCTGAAGAAGCTACTTACCTGGCCAACCTGTGCAGCAAGGTGACCATGATTGTGCGCAAGAGCGAGATGAAAGCCTCAAAAATCATGCAGCAGCGCGTGCTCGACAACCCCAAGATTGAGGTGCTGTTCGATACCGTGACGGATGAGATTCTGGGCGAGCACGCGGTAGAAGGGGTACGCGTGAAAAACGTGCTGACCCACGAAACCCGCGAAATTGCGCTCACCGGCTTCTTCATAGCCATTGGCCACGACCCAAACTCCAAGATTTTCCAGCCCTACCTGCACCACGATGAGCAGGGCTACCTGAAAACCATTCCCGGCACCAGCAAAACCAACGTGGATGGCATCTTTGCCTGCGGCGATGTGCAGGACTTCACCTATCGCCAGGCCGTGACGGCCGCCGGTACCGGCTGCATGGCCGCACTGGATGCCGAGCGCTACCTGGCCGCCATGGGCATACACTAA
- a CDS encoding M23 family metallopeptidase, which produces MTFLKTTFWRPALLLLALLCLLAGLSPAQAQKRKAPRTKAKAGSTTGKSDFFRIKTPRMRYVRPDTTTVIETEEIPDDNSDAAKSIYFNPAKKLSIVSEDTTTLNEGGQEIVEMSDEVLIDSSWVKVAGYYSIWDTHRVNPYRVDGRSYRDSLRLHLTDPNRQRYAKMPLLSTPVTSGFAFRGYRWHYGMDLDLETGDSVKTVFDGVVRIQAWDGGGYGNYILVRHYNGLETVYGHLSKALVTVGTFVKAGQLIGYGGSTGRSTGSHLHFEVRYQGNPINPVLMYDFPGYKLRKDNFTITAALFNYYSRAVGHRSSGSHSGSHSGSHSSAPSRARQVVTHKVRSGDTLSEVAERYGVRVSTLKKLNPGLKTLQLGKKLRVK; this is translated from the coding sequence TTGACTTTCCTGAAAACAACTTTTTGGCGCCCGGCGCTGCTCCTGCTGGCGCTCCTTTGCCTGCTGGCGGGGCTGAGCCCGGCCCAGGCGCAGAAGCGAAAGGCTCCGCGCACCAAGGCCAAAGCCGGCAGTACAACCGGCAAATCAGACTTTTTCCGCATCAAAACGCCCCGCATGCGCTATGTGCGGCCGGATACTACTACGGTTATCGAAACTGAGGAAATCCCCGACGATAATTCGGACGCCGCGAAATCCATTTATTTCAACCCGGCCAAAAAGCTCAGCATTGTGAGCGAAGACACCACGACGCTGAACGAAGGCGGCCAGGAAATCGTGGAGATGTCGGATGAAGTGCTCATTGATTCGTCGTGGGTGAAGGTGGCCGGCTACTATTCTATCTGGGACACGCACCGCGTGAACCCGTACCGCGTGGACGGCCGCAGCTACCGCGACTCGCTGAGGCTGCACCTCACCGACCCCAACCGCCAGCGCTACGCTAAAATGCCGCTTTTGTCTACGCCCGTTACCTCGGGCTTTGCCTTCCGGGGCTACCGCTGGCACTACGGCATGGATCTGGACCTGGAAACCGGCGACTCGGTGAAAACGGTGTTCGATGGTGTGGTTCGTATTCAGGCCTGGGACGGCGGCGGCTACGGCAACTACATTCTGGTGCGTCACTACAACGGCCTCGAAACCGTGTACGGGCACCTGAGCAAGGCGCTGGTAACGGTGGGCACCTTTGTGAAAGCCGGCCAGCTTATTGGCTACGGCGGCAGCACAGGGCGCAGCACGGGCTCGCACCTGCACTTTGAGGTGCGCTACCAAGGCAACCCCATCAACCCGGTGCTGATGTATGACTTTCCCGGCTACAAGCTACGGAAGGACAATTTTACAATTACCGCAGCCCTGTTTAACTACTACAGCCGGGCCGTGGGGCATCGCAGCAGCGGAAGCCACAGCGGAAGCCACAGCGGAAGCCACAGCAGTGCGCCCTCGCGCGCCCGGCAGGTGGTTACGCACAAAGTGCGCTCCGGCGATACCCTGTCGGAAGTGGCTGAGCGGTACGGAGTACGTGTCAGTACCCTGAAAAAGCTGAACCCGGGATTGAAAACGTTGCAGCTCGGCAAAAAGCTGCGGGTCAAGTAG
- the bshB1 gene encoding bacillithiol biosynthesis deacetylase BshB1 — protein sequence MKLDVLALGAHPDDVEMSCTGTLLASMAAGKKVGIVDFTRGELGTRGTPAIRAAEAAASNKILGIDIRENLGMADGFFRNDREHQLPLIAVIRRYQPEVVLCNAIVDRHPDHGRAAQLAVEACFLAGLRMIETIGDDGQPQEAWRPKNVYHYIQDRQLTPAFVVDITPYWEKKWEAIQAFKTQFFNPDLDAPQTYLSSQAFGRFMEARAREFGHIIGVEFGEGFTVARPVGVREIGDLL from the coding sequence ATGAAACTAGATGTCTTAGCCCTCGGCGCGCATCCCGATGATGTGGAAATGTCCTGCACTGGCACGCTGCTGGCCAGCATGGCGGCCGGCAAGAAAGTGGGCATTGTCGACTTCACGCGGGGCGAGCTGGGCACGCGCGGCACGCCCGCCATTCGGGCGGCTGAAGCCGCTGCTTCCAATAAAATTCTGGGCATTGACATCCGCGAAAACCTGGGCATGGCCGATGGCTTCTTCCGCAACGACCGGGAGCACCAGCTGCCGCTTATCGCCGTCATCCGGCGCTACCAGCCTGAGGTAGTGCTCTGTAATGCCATTGTTGACCGGCATCCCGACCACGGCCGCGCTGCGCAACTAGCCGTGGAGGCCTGCTTTCTGGCCGGTTTACGCATGATTGAAACCATCGGTGATGATGGCCAGCCGCAGGAAGCCTGGCGGCCTAAAAACGTGTATCACTACATCCAGGACCGTCAGCTGACGCCCGCATTCGTGGTCGATATCACGCCCTATTGGGAGAAGAAGTGGGAGGCCATTCAAGCCTTCAAAACCCAGTTTTTCAACCCGGATTTAGATGCCCCGCAAACTTACCTTTCCAGCCAGGCTTTTGGCCGGTTTATGGAGGCGCGGGCGCGGGAATTTGGCCATATCATTGGCGTCGAGTTCGGCGAAGGCTTCACGGTAGCGCGGCCGGTGGGCGTGCGCGAGATAGGGGATTTGCTGTAG